From the genome of Planctomycetaceae bacterium:
TCGCGAAAACCGCAGGCCTGCTTGGTGCATCCCCCCGTCAGATCGGCTGGATAAAAGTAGACGACCACAAACTTCTTTCCGATGTGGTCGGCCGATTTCCATGTTTCGCCGGAATCGTCCCTGGACTCAAAAACCGGCGCCTTATCCCCAACGTTGAGTGTAATTGACGGCGGCTCACTCCCGTGACTGTCATGCATGTTTACATTCATCAGGGTAAAGGCAACAACCAAATTCGACAGAAGGCGCATTGAATAACTCCGGGAGCAAAACGGTCGGAACTCCGACGGTTCGCGTCAGTCCATTAACGCCTGAATCCAGCGTCGCTATGTTCAGCGACATTGGTTACGTCCTGATTCAAAAACGGGTGGGGATCTACCTGAAAAATTCTGGAAATATCTGCTCTAACAGCTGGGTGTGATTTTGAATTTCCAAATTGGTGAACCAATCAGGAAGGTTTCGAACAATTGCCGGCGGGCAGCCGCTTGGGAGCGACCGGGTGTTAAAGAAGTCTCATGAGGATAGGGGCGGCAGATTGGTACGTCAAACACGCAGTTGGCCGGAATAACGATTTTTTCCACGCCAACTGTGCTTTCGGGGGCGAAGTCCTCTCAAAAACTGCCCATTTTCACCCTGGATGGCCGATTCGACGATCGGAGGGCTCGTTTTTCGACCGAGGAGTTTTTGAAGGGCCGATACGCCGCCGGTTCCGTCAGGACATCAGAAACCGAAACGCCAGGCGCGCCGCACTGTGCTCTGCGCTGGTGAGATAGGGGACCAGCCGACCGAATCCGTAAATGGTTTTGATTCTGTGGGTCAGCCTTGCCTCGTCCCGCTTCAGGTTGCCTTGCCAGTAAGCCGAATCGAAGGGGTCCAATGGGGATTGAATGACCCTACCGAGCTCTGATTCAACGTCCGGCAGCATTCTCCACAGGCGAATATGCTGGCGATGAGCAGGCAATCCTTTCCGGGCAACATCCGTAAATCCAAGTCGGTGCAAATCCACCAGTGCCGCAGCGTGATTGATGATGTGCCACAACCCGCCGAAACCCTGCCGCTTGACTGAAGCCGTTGCAATAAGTTCGGAAACCGTTACCGACACCATATCTTCGATGGAACCATACGGGGGTAATTTGGAGTCAGGTTCCGTCAGTTCGATCTGATTTCCCGTAAGCCATCCCTTTTCTTTTCCGAAATAGCCCCGACCTGCATGGGCTGTATCAAAGCTGGAGGTCAGGCCCCTGACCCCGGATATCAGAGCATTGGTTGCAAATTCCGGATGATCAAGAATCGCTCGGATGGCGAGCGATGCGAAAATCACATTGTGTCCCGATTGACGTGTCTTCCCGATATTCTGAACCAGTGCAGCGGCAATATTCCGCGCTGCCTCTTGTGAATCGCGCTTCGACGAGCTGTCAGCATCGGATGGCAGCGACTGGAAGAGTTCAGTGGGGGTAACACCTGCTTTAGCAGCGTTGAACCAAATGCCTTCTTCCCCTGCAATGATCCGATCAAGTTCTCCCGCGACTCCTTCGTAGATATGCGAATCCAAATCGGGATTGTCTTCTCCGATGTAATACCCGGCCAGAACAGCAGCCCCCAGATGTCCAGCCATGGAGCCAGCCCGATGGGCGTTGCCGATCCCGTTCACACCTTTGACCAGATAATCGTAGTCAATCATTTCCCACCTCCCGTTCAGAGCACAATGGCCATCACATCAGGAGAATACCGCGAGAACAGCTGGCCAGGAAAGCACCTCAGGAGCGATTTCGGAAATCGTTTCTGCTTCGCAATATCGGATTGTTCCAACGCCGGGCGTTTAGCGATGCGGAAGAGGGTCACGAACCAAACTGGGGGAAGCCTCTGGCGGCGGATGCACTGTCAAAAGCACATTCCGCCCCAAAGCGTGGCGGTTCGCAATGCTTTATTTTTCACCATTCAGGAGTGACAGCAACCGAGCGTCCTGAAGACTCTCGACGCGCAGGGTGGCCATGCTGAAGTCGCCAGCGGCGGTGTGACGGTTTGGGACACTGACAATGATGGCCCCGGCAGCAGAAGCGGCTCGAGTCCCCGTTTCACTGTCTTCCAGAACCAGCATCTCGGACGGTGCAACGTTCAGCCGTTCCGCGACTGCGAGGTAGATCTCCGGATGGGGTTTCCCGTGGGTCACATCTTCTGCGGTCATTGTAAAATGAAACCGGTCGAGCAGATTGAAACGGGTCAGAAGTTCGGTCATGTAGCTCCGGGGAGATGACGTCGCGACAGCCCGGGGAAGGTTACGACTTTCGATCAGGTCCAGCAATTCCGGGAGTCCTGGCATCATCGCCAGGCGATTCTCAGCGATGGCGGCAAACAGTTCCTTTGTCTCCATCATCAATGCGTGGATGTCGTCTTTTACCCCCGTCATTTCCTTCATCACAGCGAATGCTTCGTGAGCCCGTCGACCGAGCATGGCGTCTCGCACTTGAGTGGTCATGACCATCCCACGGCGTTCCAGCAGCTGCTGACCAGCGAGATCGAAAACATCTTCTGTGTTCAGCATGAGTCCATCGAGATCAAAGACGACGGCTCGAATGTTATACTCGGCGGAAGGATTCGTGTTGAAATCAGACATCGTCTTTCGTGGTTCCTGCGGCTTGATTTGAATACAGCCCTGAGATTCGCGTCGGCGTAACCCTTTGGAGACAGACTTTGTGCGCTCCCAGCAGCACGTTGACAGCGACAGCCTGACTCGAGGCGTACCAACTCGAGTCTCTACCTGGCACTTCCTGAGACCGTTGATGGTTTCACCGTCGGAAGTGGCAGTGTCGCCGTTCGACGGCTGGGCGGCGAACTGACCTCGCAGTACAGCTGAATGATCTCATCCAGCATACGATTCTCATTGAATCGCTCTGTGACACGCATCTGGCCTGCATGTCCGATTTCTCTGGCGCGGTCCGGGTCCTTCAGCAGTTCCGAGATTTTGTCCGCGAGACTGCGGCTGTCCGATGGCGGGACGAAAAGGCCATTGACACCATCCTCGATCACTGTCACGACCCCTCCGACGCCGGATGCGATCACCGGTCGGCCCAAAGCCATTGCTTCCAGCATCATGACACCAAACCCCTGCTGCAGTGACGGCAGACAGAATATGTCCATCGCTGAAAGGTACGCACGCATCGAAACACTACCGTCCACAAATGTCAGACGGCGGCTAAGTTCCAGTGACGAAGCCAGGTTTCGGAGACTGCGTTCTTCCGGACCACTGCCCGCCAGAATGATTCGAATATCGTGACCAGATTCGACCAGGCGATGACAGGCCCGAAGAAAGAATGAGGCGCCTTTTACGACTTCCAGCGGCCCGGCCATTCCGATCACAGGTTCTGACGGCGAATCCATGGGTTGCCGAATTGCCCCTTCTTCCGGAACGGCCACACCCGGCAGGATGACTCGCTGCTCAATTTCACCAAGACGCGGGTGAGGAGCAATTTGATTCTGGACGCTTTCGCTCACAGAAATGATGGCTTTCAGCCAGGGAGTCACCGATCGCAGATTCAGAGCCGCAGCTTCACTGTGATCACTGACCGTTACCACAACAGGCCGCTGCAGACGATCCGCAAACCAGCCTGCCTGCGGCAGCAGCCGATAGTCCTGAGCGTGAATTACATCCGGTGGTTCCTTTTGCATGTCACGGTAGAGCGTACGCAGAACGACCTGTCCCCACACAGGAATGGTGTATCCGCTGATACAGTGCAGGCGAACGCCTTTCAACTGGTTCTCATCCAGCGGACCAACACCCGTGCATAGCAGGGCTGAGTCAATCTCTCGCTTCTCAAGTCCGCGAGCGAGTCGCAGGGTCAGCAGAGAGGAGCCGCGGAACGACAACTCACTGTCCAGCAAAAGAATTCTTTGAACTGTATCCGCCATGATTTCGCTATGACTGCCCGTTCCTGCGACTACGAACGACGGAAGATCCTGGGGCGAGATAACACTTCGCTGATCAGGATGGCCTGCCGAATACCAGCCGGACTGCGCAGGGCAGCAGCCAGTTCTTTTGCGGCAGGATTGCCGCCGACCATAGGTGCCATGTTCATTTCGTTACTGGCCCCGCCAAGGTCCTGAGCCACGAAATCATCAATTTGTTTGTGCATGTGTTCAGACACGTGCTGGTTGATGTACTGGTCGACATGCTCCGTAATGCCACCCCTGAAAGCGGCCTTTTCCTGCCGTTCACGTTCGACGGTCCGTTCAGCCATTGAATTCAGCCGGGCCCCGGATCGTGAATCGCTTGCCCGAGCTGACTGTCTGGCCCGCGTCCCCGTGCCGGTCCGGGATGCCTTCTTTGACCGGGATCGTTGTTCGTTGCTTCGTTGAACTGGTTGAGAAGTCTTCTGTGCCGATGGGCGCGACGGAGTTCGCAATGGACGCTCATCGCCTTTGTTCTGCTGCCGAACATCGGTCAGAAATGCTTCCAGTTCGGACTGAACTCGGTCCTGATTGTTCGCCCTCGGCTTGTTATTCAGAGGAGCATTCCGGGCTTTTGCTTCTGCCGATTTTTCAACCAGCGTTCGCACCACACCGATGATGCCAATGATGAGCAGGACAATCAGCTTTTCCATGATCGTGTCTCAGCCTGAATTTAATTTTGCCCGGTCTCATTTCCCTGGGAAGGCCCCCAACAGCTAGCCGTCCATCGATCGTTGTGGTCGAGCCCCTTCGCCAGCCAGTGCATCTCTCATGCGGGTATCTGCCTGAACGTTCTTCAATTCGTAGAAGTCCAGTAAGCCGATCTGTTTTCCACCGAACGCTTCCGCCACTGCATTGGGAACCTGCGCTTCGGCCAGGACGACCTTGGCTCGGTTTTCCTGAATTCGAGCGACCATCTCCTGCTCGCGAGCCCGGGCTTCAGAACGACGTTGTTCAGCTTTAGCCTGAGCAACTCTCATATCCGCTTCGGCCTGATCCGCCTGAAGTCTCGCTCCGATGTTTTCACCGACATCAATATCTGCGATGTCAATCGAAACGATTTCGTAAGCGGTCTGGGCTTCCAGACCTTGTGACAGCACGATTTTCGATATGGAATCCGGATTTTCAAGAACCAGCTTGTAGGAATGCGTCGAGCCGATGGCCTGCACGATCCCCTGACCAACGCGTGCAATCACCGTTTCTTCGGTCGCACCGCCGATCAACTGAGCGATGTTGGTCCTCACCGTGACGCGAGCGCGGGCACGGAGTTGAATACCATCACCTGCAACAGCATCCAGCGTTCCGGCTGTGCGGCGGGGATCCGGACAATCAATCACCTTTGGATTTACACTGGTCTTGACCGCTTCCAGGATATCACGCCCCGCAAGATCAATGGCCTGCGCTGTGTCCCAGTCAAGTTCGATCCCTGCTCGCTGCGCCGCGATCAAGGCTCGCACGACGTTTCGCACGTTTCCTTTTGCGAGGTAATGGGCTTCGAGTGCTGCCGTGGTAATTGGATAGAACCGGGTCAGTCCGGCCTGAACAGCCATAATCTTGCTCACCACGATGACTCGGGGATCACACTTTCGCAGCCGCATCTTGATCAGACCGACCAGCGAAATCCCTGCACCGGAAAATTTGCACTGCAGCCACAGGCTCGCAAACTGCGCGAAAATGGCGAGAAATGCCACCACGAATAACAGCACAAACACAACGACAACCAGTTGACCTGGCGACGCAGCCAATGTTGGTGCCTGCAGAAAGAGCTGGCTCATTGCTAAAACTCCCTTGTAAGATTCTAAGCCCGGAATACCCGAAGGCAGCCGTCAGATTGTTTCAATCAGGCATCTGTCCCATCGATCAGGCTTCAAACAACGACATCCGATTTACCTGACTTTGCCCCGGCCAGGGTGAACTCCTGTCAGGCGGTGTAGTCCTCTGGAATATCAAAGTCAAGCTTGTCCGAACGAACTCGCGATTGATCTGGATTCAGTTCCCTTGTGTTCTCGATGTCGGCGGTCAATGGATCCACCTTGCTGTGACCACTGTCCTCGGTCGTCACACGGGGCTCTGCGATGGTGACTGCCGTCGCCATTTCGGATGCCCCCACTGGTCGCACAACCAACCGACTGCTTCGAACTTCGACAACGATCACCGGTGTATTTGGATCAATTAACATCCCGGTGCTTTCAGCGTGATATCGATTTTTCTCGACGACCACCATTCCGCCGGGAGTCAGCAGCGTTTGAGTCGTACCGACCTTTCCGATCAATTCTTCCAGCGGGTTGGGGACCTGCACCAGCGTTGGTGGCTGCAGGATCACAGACTTACCGATGGCTGAATATTGCAGCAGATAGAATCCAAGCCCCAGCGTCCCGGGAATTCCACACACCAGCAGACCCAGGTATGTGTAAAAAAACGAGGGATTTCGGCCTCCACCCCACGCCTGCCAGGCGCTCCAGAGGGAAACCAGCAGCGAAATCAGAGCAACAATTCCAATCAGGCCGAAGCTGGGGATGAAAAACTCCAGGATCAGCAGGAAAAGTCCCACGATCAGCAGTATTGTGGCCAGTACACCCGCATCCGGCATTTGAATTCCCGACTCTCGAAAGATAGGCGCCTTTTTCGGTCTTTACCGTGTTTATCCGGGGACCGTGTTGCATCGAGGCCCTTCCAACGCAATCTCGCACCACCCGGATCATGAGATCCTGAGGGAAAGTGTTCAGGGTGCGCGGGCAAATGTCAATTCTGCGATTGCCGGATACCATCATCACATGGATGGCGGTCTGCGACGCATGCGGCCGGGCACTGGAGAAGCCACTTTTCCTGAATCCGGGTCGTCGAAGTCGGTCGCAAAGAAAGACGTCGCAAGTCTTCTGGCCAAATGCACCTCTGGCATTGGTGTCAACATGCGAATGAGGGACGTAGAGACTCAGGCAAATAACAGGAGGGCGGCTGTCTCTGCTTGTGAGACCATCGCGGGATGAGATGCAACTCTTGTCCGTGCAACTCTTGTCCGTGCAAAAAATAACGGCGGTGATTCGCCAGGAAGAGGGAATCACCGCCGTCTCGTTTCTCCACCAACGATTCCACCCTGTTTGCTGATCCGTTATATGGTGGAACCGCGTATCAGGAGACCCTGAGGCGTGTTCCCCAGTGAGCGTTCTTGCTCACAGTAACTCAGCAGTTGGGCGGAAGGATGGGCTTTTAACCGTTACCTTCGCGACACTAACAGTGTCCTTGCCAGTTGATCATTTCGCACAAATGATTCTTCGCAGGAAGGGAGGTGGGTGAACCACGACAATTCACCCGTTCTCACTTGTTCTTCGCGAAGGTTACGTAGCTAATCACCAAACCTTACGCCTGCTGAAAATCAGTTGCAGGGGCAGGCACAGCTTGGAGCGACTGGTGCACAGCAGCTTGGCTCGCAAACTGGAGCACATGAGACTGGTGCACAGCAGCTTGGCTCGCAGCAAGAAGATCCGCAGCTTGAACCGCAGCCACCAAAGTTGCACTTAGGCATCTTGAACTTTGGCATGTGCAGCTTAGGCATCTTGAACTTTGGCATGTGCAGCTTAGGCATCTTGAAGCAGCTTGAACCGCAGCTTGAGCCACAACCACCACATCCGCCGCATGCAGATCCACAGGTGTCAACTGGTGCACAGCAGCTTGGTTCGCAAGCTGGAGCACATGATACTGGTGCACAGCAGCTTGGCTCGCAAGCTGGAGCACATGCTGTTGGTGCACAGCAGGTTGGTTCACAGACTGGTGCACATGAAGTTGGAGCACAGCAGGATGCTTCAACTGGAGCACAGCAGCTTGGCTCTACGCCACAGCTGCCACAGCTTGAACCGTGATTGAACAGGCCGAAAAGACCTGCGTTAGCGCTGTTGGCGATTGAGAATACCACCAGAGCAGCAGACAGGGTGATCCCTTTCATCGTAACACTTCTCCTAAAACACTAGAGCTGAGTGGGCTCAGAGAATTCGGCAGAACTGCACACGCCGCAGCTCTACTGATCAGCGAATCTCTGATTCCGTTTGGGTAACACTGCCAATGTTTTCGGACTGGTGTATCTTTTTGGGCGAGGCAAAGGGCAATGATTGCCGGTTCGCAGGCAAACTGCGTCCGACCGTGTCGACTGTATCGATTATAACGATTGCTGCTCGGTGTCGGCCGGAACCTGATCCGCAAAGCCCGAACGTCCGTCTCGTCAGCAATGGATCCCGCGTGTTGGCAGCTTGTAATCATGGGGGGAGTGGCCTAGATTCTCCGATCCTTCCCAACGCAATTGCATCTGGCAACAAACGCCAGACTGAATAACCGGCTGAATTGCAACGATTGGAAATACCCGAATCATCCCACCCAACGATCCTGGCAGTCTGAGTCAGGTGGACGCCGAAACCATGCCCCGGTCAACCGGAAACAAGTCTGAACAGGACAACGAATTGCTGGACGTCGATTTTAAGGTCGAGTTCCGCCATCGCCTTCGATTCACGACTGATGTGCTTGGTGAAGACTGCAATACGCTGGTCGACGTCCTGCCTGCTTCCGAGGGCCAGCGCCCACGCGTTCAATTCTGGATCGATGAATTTGTTCTGGAAGCCAATCCCGACCTGAAGCAACAGATCCATGTTCTCGGCAGAACATTCGCGAATCAGATTCAGGTTTGCGGAAAACCTCAGGTGGTACCGGGCGGCGAAGCCGTCAAGAACGACGTCCACATCGTCGAACGGATGCTGAAGGTTTTCAACGAGGCGGATCTGGATCGCCGCAGCTACGTCGTGGTGATCGGTGGCGGAGCCGTTCTGGATGCAGTTGGATTTGCCGCTGCCATCGCCCACCGTGGGATTCGCCTGGTGCGAATTCCCACGACCACTCTGGCACAGGCCGATTCCGGTATAGGCGTCAAGAATAGTATTAACCTGTTTCACAAGAAGAACTGGATCGGCACCTTTGCAGTGCCCTGGGCAGTCATCAACGATCGTCGGCTGCTGCAAACGCTCAGTGATCGGGACTTCCGTTGTGGGTTCTCCGAAGCCGTCAAGGTTTCGCTTTTGAAGGATGCCGACTTCTTCCAGCGGATCTGCAGGGATGCCAGGGCCATCGCGGCAAGGGGCGCTGAATGCTGGCCAGTGATCGCGGATTCGGCAAAATGGCATCTCCGACACATCACCGCCGGGGGTGACCCATTTGAGATGCTGGAAGCGCGGCCACTGGATTTTGGCCACTGGTCGGCCCACAAACTTGAAACGATGACGGAGTTCGAACTCCGGCACGGCGAAGCGGTGGCCATTGGAGTTGCCGTGGATACGGTGTACTCCGGTCTTCGGCACGGATTACCCTCCGACTCTGTTGAACGCGTGCTGCAGTGCCTGAGCGATTTGAGACTCTTATTTCGCCATCCTGCGATGAGCCGAACTGATGAACTTTTCGCAGGACTCGAAGAATTTCGCCAACACCTGGGTGGACGCCTGACTCTCACCATGCTTCAGGAACTCGGCAGGCCGATCGATGTGCACGAAGTCGATCGAACGGCGATGAGGCAGGCCATTCAAACGGTCGCCGATCGGGTCTCCGCCGAAACCCGTCCCGCACCAGCGAATTTGCCGCGCGTCCTGTGAATCAGGGACGTTCAGTGGATTCAACGGAACTGGGATGGTATGGTACCGAGCTTGATGGGAGGATCTTGTACGTTGGTCATCAATGACAGGATTGGCCTCCTCCAGTCCCGGGAGCCAAGGAAGCTCCGTTCCTGATTTGAAAGCGTGTTGGGTAGGCTATGTCCAAAAGTCGTCTGTCGATGCGCCGCGAAATTGAAGCGGCCGAAGCCTCCGGAGTTGCGGAGACGAAGAAGAAGACCCGTAAAAAGGCGTCTGCAACCAAAGACGAAGGCACCGGCACCGCGAAAAAGAAGCGCGTGACGAAGCCTCGGACCCGACGTGCCAAAGAAGCGGCCCAGCGCCGCCGAATCGTTTGGGTCGTCTACAGCAGCACAATGCGGGAAGAAGGGCGTTTCCTTTTCTTCGAACGTGACAAAGCTGAGGAGCGATTGCAGCAACTTCTGGCAAAAGGCAAGCGTCGCTACTTTATCCAGCCCATCAAGGAAGTCCTGAATCCGGATGGGACTCCTGTGGTGCAGGTGGCCACGAGTGCGATCGACGATGATATGGACGATGAGGTCGCCGCTGTTTCGCCAGAGGCCGCAGAAGATGATGTGGAAATTGATGCGGACCTGGATCTGGACGTAGATGCGGATGCCGACGATGCAGACAGTGGCGATGACGTAGAAGAAGAACCAGCTGACAGCTAACAACCGGCAAACTTGATCAGCCTGACAAAATCAAGCGGCACACACTAACTCTTTCGGTTACTGTGTGCCGTTCGTGTGTCCAATCTCGGCGGAGCCGTCTATCGTTTGTTTCCTTCCGAGTGAACCCATGACAAGCAGTTCCCAAGAACCCAGCGAAAGGGATTTCTCCTCGCTCCCCGGCCTCGACGGTTTGATTGCTCAGGTGCAGGGGGGAGATGAAGAGGCAGCAAAACGACTTCTGGATGAATTCGGGCCCCACATTATGCGCGTGGTCCGCCGTCGACTGAATCCGCGCCTCCGCGAACGCTACGATTCGCAGGACTTCACTCAGGCCGTTTGGGCGTCTTTCTTTGGTGATCTGCCAAGTGCAGGCAAGTTCACCAAAGCGAACGAATTGATTCAGTTCCTGTGTCGTGTTGCCAGCAACAAGGTGATCGACGCAGGTCGAAGAGCAAAGGTACGTCGCGAGCAGCATATCGGCGACCAGGATAACGGTGACGTACAACGGGATAATCGCCTGCAATTGGCAGAGCCCACTCCCAGC
Proteins encoded in this window:
- a CDS encoding HAD family phosphatase, producing MSDFNTNPSAEYNIRAVVFDLDGLMLNTEDVFDLAGQQLLERRGMVMTTQVRDAMLGRRAHEAFAVMKEMTGVKDDIHALMMETKELFAAIAENRLAMMPGLPELLDLIESRNLPRAVATSSPRSYMTELLTRFNLLDRFHFTMTAEDVTHGKPHPEIYLAVAERLNVAPSEMLVLEDSETGTRAASAAGAIIVSVPNRHTAAGDFSMATLRVESLQDARLLSLLNGEK
- a CDS encoding glycosyltransferase family 4 protein, whose amino-acid sequence is MADTVQRILLLDSELSFRGSSLLTLRLARGLEKREIDSALLCTGVGPLDENQLKGVRLHCISGYTIPVWGQVVLRTLYRDMQKEPPDVIHAQDYRLLPQAGWFADRLQRPVVVTVSDHSEAAALNLRSVTPWLKAIISVSESVQNQIAPHPRLGEIEQRVILPGVAVPEEGAIRQPMDSPSEPVIGMAGPLEVVKGASFFLRACHRLVESGHDIRIILAGSGPEERSLRNLASSLELSRRLTFVDGSVSMRAYLSAMDIFCLPSLQQGFGVMMLEAMALGRPVIASGVGGVVTVIEDGVNGLFVPPSDSRSLADKISELLKDPDRAREIGHAGQMRVTERFNENRMLDEIIQLYCEVSSPPSRRTATLPLPTVKPSTVSGSAR
- the floA gene encoding flotillin-like protein FloA (flotillin-like protein involved in membrane lipid rafts) — encoded protein: MSQLFLQAPTLAASPGQLVVVVFVLLFVVAFLAIFAQFASLWLQCKFSGAGISLVGLIKMRLRKCDPRVIVVSKIMAVQAGLTRFYPITTAALEAHYLAKGNVRNVVRALIAAQRAGIELDWDTAQAIDLAGRDILEAVKTSVNPKVIDCPDPRRTAGTLDAVAGDGIQLRARARVTVRTNIAQLIGGATEETVIARVGQGIVQAIGSTHSYKLVLENPDSISKIVLSQGLEAQTAYEIVSIDIADIDVGENIGARLQADQAEADMRVAQAKAEQRRSEARAREQEMVARIQENRAKVVLAEAQVPNAVAEAFGGKQIGLLDFYELKNVQADTRMRDALAGEGARPQRSMDG
- a CDS encoding NfeD family protein yields the protein MPDAGVLATILLIVGLFLLILEFFIPSFGLIGIVALISLLVSLWSAWQAWGGGRNPSFFYTYLGLLVCGIPGTLGLGFYLLQYSAIGKSVILQPPTLVQVPNPLEELIGKVGTTQTLLTPGGMVVVEKNRYHAESTGMLIDPNTPVIVVEVRSSRLVVRPVGASEMATAVTIAEPRVTTEDSGHSKVDPLTADIENTRELNPDQSRVRSDKLDFDIPEDYTA
- a CDS encoding 3-dehydroquinate synthase, which produces MPRSTGNKSEQDNELLDVDFKVEFRHRLRFTTDVLGEDCNTLVDVLPASEGQRPRVQFWIDEFVLEANPDLKQQIHVLGRTFANQIQVCGKPQVVPGGEAVKNDVHIVERMLKVFNEADLDRRSYVVVIGGGAVLDAVGFAAAIAHRGIRLVRIPTTTLAQADSGIGVKNSINLFHKKNWIGTFAVPWAVINDRRLLQTLSDRDFRCGFSEAVKVSLLKDADFFQRICRDARAIAARGAECWPVIADSAKWHLRHITAGGDPFEMLEARPLDFGHWSAHKLETMTEFELRHGEAVAIGVAVDTVYSGLRHGLPSDSVERVLQCLSDLRLLFRHPAMSRTDELFAGLEEFRQHLGGRLTLTMLQELGRPIDVHEVDRTAMRQAIQTVADRVSAETRPAPANLPRVL
- a CDS encoding sigma-70 family RNA polymerase sigma factor encodes the protein MTSSSQEPSERDFSSLPGLDGLIAQVQGGDEEAAKRLLDEFGPHIMRVVRRRLNPRLRERYDSQDFTQAVWASFFGDLPSAGKFTKANELIQFLCRVASNKVIDAGRRAKVRREQHIGDQDNGDVQRDNRLQLAEPTPSQHVMAQEKWDNLLQDEPAADRQLLQMRRQGLTQPEIAERLGISERQVRRVLSRLSRKANPEE